Proteins co-encoded in one Bremerella sp. TYQ1 genomic window:
- a CDS encoding DUF4198 domain-containing protein: MNRLFAIIVLVAFAFVPTPSLAHSLWVLVPDGEDNVVKLWYSDSPEPGRASMIHRILKAKVYAVSPDSAPVAIPMKKIELDEETAEMSANLTNPAKMLATVCDIGVKESRRLKPASGSGVSQTSQAKESSSREHKEEPPIREWYFCKYVTSNAIKNKDADKAFEHLSYRLELIPRLEGSTLVIAAYLDGEPAKQLSVSITDVKGERQRLSTDENGIAKLDGVSKGRYAIRSKTLLDEAGKVNGKEYAKTALVSSLILDIE, from the coding sequence ATGAATCGTCTATTCGCAATCATCGTACTTGTCGCGTTTGCCTTTGTGCCAACTCCTTCTTTAGCCCATTCACTTTGGGTCTTGGTGCCTGACGGCGAGGACAACGTCGTTAAATTGTGGTACAGCGATAGCCCCGAACCTGGCCGCGCAAGCATGATTCATCGAATCCTTAAAGCGAAGGTTTACGCGGTAAGTCCCGACTCTGCTCCGGTAGCGATACCGATGAAAAAAATTGAACTGGATGAGGAGACGGCTGAGATGTCGGCTAACCTAACAAATCCGGCGAAGATGCTCGCAACGGTATGCGACATTGGCGTGAAAGAGTCACGACGACTAAAACCAGCGTCAGGAAGTGGAGTAAGCCAGACATCCCAAGCGAAAGAAAGTTCCTCTCGGGAACACAAAGAAGAACCGCCCATACGTGAATGGTATTTCTGCAAATACGTGACATCAAATGCCATTAAAAACAAAGACGCTGATAAGGCGTTCGAGCATCTTTCCTATCGCTTAGAACTTATCCCACGATTAGAAGGAAGCACGCTTGTTATTGCCGCTTATCTTGATGGAGAACCAGCCAAGCAGCTAAGTGTTTCCATTACAGATGTCAAAGGCGAACGGCAGCGTTTATCAACTGACGAAAACGGCATTGCAAAGTTAGATGGAGTTTCCAAAGGCCGTTACGCCATCAGAAGTAAAACCTTACTGGACGAAGCCGGGAAAGTTAACGGAAAAGAGTATGCCAAGACGGCTCTCGTTAGCAGTCTTATTCTGGATATTGAGTAG
- a CDS encoding DUF1559 domain-containing protein yields the protein MRNGRHAFTLVELLVVIAIIGVLIALLLPAVQQAREAARRMQCSNNFKQMGLALHNYHDTFGSFPYGARAGTVTYPNLSGVNWRTSILPFLEQNALFDQLDFETGSFSGYRSFPFAGSNLVLEGLVIDGYICPSSPVDPLVAAPGGLNNPADGDKAGMMHHYVGIAGAYPDPAGRTDVVKQTSRGYAAGTGMLRPGQVTKFRDATDGTSNSLAVAEQSAMVGNEVIAANYGGGWTGQLANYPVSSITSSSDNYYYTGLTTVRWQINYDTKTSSSSSQPYENNTILNSFHPGGILGMLGDGSTRFIPETIDMETLRRVSTCNDGLTASL from the coding sequence ATGAGAAACGGTCGTCACGCATTTACTCTCGTAGAACTTTTAGTTGTCATAGCGATCATTGGTGTTTTGATTGCGCTTCTTTTGCCAGCCGTCCAACAGGCCCGTGAGGCAGCGCGACGGATGCAGTGTTCTAATAACTTCAAGCAAATGGGATTGGCACTGCATAACTACCACGACACGTTTGGATCGTTCCCCTATGGAGCACGTGCGGGAACAGTTACCTATCCCAATTTGTCAGGGGTGAATTGGAGAACTTCTATCTTGCCGTTTCTCGAACAGAATGCTCTGTTTGATCAACTTGACTTCGAAACTGGAAGTTTTAGCGGGTACCGTAGCTTTCCATTCGCTGGAAGCAATTTGGTCCTCGAAGGGTTGGTTATCGACGGTTACATCTGTCCGTCTAGCCCAGTAGATCCCTTAGTTGCCGCACCTGGCGGGCTTAATAATCCTGCCGATGGAGACAAAGCAGGAATGATGCATCACTATGTCGGCATCGCTGGAGCCTATCCAGATCCTGCGGGCCGCACTGATGTCGTCAAGCAAACTTCCAGGGGATACGCAGCGGGAACTGGCATGCTTCGGCCAGGTCAAGTGACGAAGTTTCGAGATGCTACTGACGGTACCTCGAATAGTCTGGCTGTTGCTGAACAGTCTGCGATGGTTGGGAACGAAGTCATCGCAGCTAACTACGGGGGTGGTTGGACCGGGCAACTAGCAAATTACCCCGTGAGTTCCATTACCAGCAGTTCTGACAATTATTACTACACCGGTCTGACCACCGTACGTTGGCAAATTAACTACGACACCAAGACTTCATCATCGAGTAGCCAACCGTACGAGAACAACACCATTCTCAACTCATTCCACCCTGGCGGGATCTTAGGAATGCTAGGTGATGGATCAACCAGGTTCATTCCCGAAACCATCGACATGGAAACACTGCGGCGTGTCAGCACGTGCAATGATGGCCTCACCGCATCGCTCTAA
- a CDS encoding sulfatase-like hydrolase/transferase → MIARISASPVILLILLSARVFAADQASQSASEIRSTTSELPNIVILLADDLGWNSVGYHNEEFQTPNIDSLVAEGIALNRFYVAPMCSPTRAGMMTGRYPIRFGCARAVIPPYRDFGMPTSEVTLPEMLATLGYENRGIFGKWHLGHRRAKWHPLSQGFTHFYGHYNGAIDYFELSRDGVRDWHLGYETSSEQGYATDLIANAAAQWIRQSATSDSPYFCYVPFNAPHSPFQAPDDALKKYVDASEGNGRGATKRDIYKAMIGRMDEGIGTILRAIDSTGESDNTIVWFFSDNGGVGNLRDINKPLKGSKLTVFEGGIRVPACVRWPAKIEAGISSDQVSGYIDVLPTLVAAAGGQCASLTNNTIDGIELISLFNSEDSQTLDRPWYSYHGQSGPKSEHLAIIDEGWKLVVNGPQFTDIKQLESDTHRVRLYHLAQDLYEKKDLAKQKPGKVHQLAKQLIEFRALQPEDAIPAYGIGKEGFIPPPFWKLDPDSPEQLVGTYKDSDSN, encoded by the coding sequence ATGATTGCCCGCATTAGTGCTTCACCCGTGATTCTTTTGATCCTTCTTTCTGCGCGTGTCTTCGCGGCGGATCAAGCTTCGCAAAGTGCTTCAGAGATCCGCTCTACGACGAGCGAACTTCCTAACATTGTCATCCTTCTTGCAGATGATCTTGGTTGGAATTCGGTAGGTTATCACAACGAAGAATTTCAGACGCCTAACATCGATTCGTTGGTTGCCGAGGGAATTGCACTTAATCGGTTCTACGTAGCTCCAATGTGTTCTCCAACACGAGCCGGCATGATGACGGGACGCTATCCGATTCGATTCGGTTGTGCCCGGGCAGTGATTCCTCCCTATCGCGATTTTGGTATGCCAACGTCGGAGGTGACGCTTCCGGAGATGTTAGCAACGCTGGGCTACGAGAATCGCGGGATCTTCGGCAAATGGCATCTTGGCCATCGACGTGCCAAGTGGCACCCTTTGAGCCAAGGCTTCACTCATTTTTACGGCCACTACAATGGTGCTATCGATTACTTCGAGCTTTCACGAGACGGTGTTCGTGATTGGCATTTAGGGTACGAGACGTCCAGTGAACAAGGGTACGCAACGGATTTAATTGCTAACGCCGCTGCCCAATGGATCAGGCAGTCTGCGACGTCAGATTCTCCTTATTTCTGCTACGTTCCGTTCAATGCTCCGCACTCCCCATTTCAGGCCCCTGACGATGCATTGAAAAAGTACGTGGATGCCTCGGAAGGGAACGGCCGTGGAGCAACGAAACGCGATATCTACAAAGCAATGATCGGGCGAATGGATGAAGGTATCGGCACCATTCTTCGAGCTATTGATTCAACGGGAGAGTCGGACAATACGATCGTCTGGTTCTTTAGCGACAACGGCGGCGTAGGGAATCTCCGTGATATCAACAAGCCTTTGAAGGGATCAAAACTGACCGTTTTCGAGGGCGGAATTCGCGTGCCAGCATGCGTTCGATGGCCTGCAAAAATTGAAGCAGGGATTAGCTCCGACCAGGTAAGTGGTTACATCGACGTTTTACCAACGCTTGTCGCCGCGGCCGGTGGTCAATGTGCCTCCCTAACGAATAACACGATCGATGGCATTGAATTGATCTCCCTTTTCAATTCCGAAGACTCACAAACGTTGGACAGACCATGGTATTCGTATCATGGGCAATCTGGTCCCAAGTCAGAGCATTTGGCTATTATTGACGAAGGATGGAAGCTGGTGGTCAATGGTCCGCAGTTTACGGACATTAAGCAATTAGAAAGTGACACTCATCGAGTTCGTTTGTACCATCTCGCCCAAGATTTATATGAAAAGAAAGATCTCGCGAAACAGAAGCCGGGAAAGGTTCACCAATTGGCAAAGCAATTGATCGAGTTTCGCGCACTCCAACCAGAGGACGCCATTCCTGCCTATGGAATTGGAAAGGAAGGTTTCATTCCCCCACCTTTTTGGAAGTTAGATCCCGACAGCCCGGAACAGTTGGTTGGCACCTACAAAGATTCCGATTCCAACTAG
- a CDS encoding esterase family protein → MNQAVGYCIYLPPSYASDIDRRYPVVYYLHGGRPGNENKSVGLTNYIHRYMTDAKTPEMIYVFVNGGPVSHYNLADCMNAMGEDVFVKELIPFIDQNYRTIANREGRGIEGFSQGGRGTTRIMFKHPELFYSAAPGGSGYATEKRISEDNGRENPSLVFAPGDNAWDLARKYADTKKPPLRIMLHVGTEGFNYSNNLQYMEFLQSLKIPFQRIIVDGAPHSAQKIYEKRGKEIVEFHAESFRQSGALPAK, encoded by the coding sequence ATGAACCAGGCAGTAGGTTACTGCATCTACCTGCCTCCGTCATATGCATCGGACATCGATCGTCGTTATCCCGTCGTGTATTACCTGCATGGTGGTCGTCCCGGAAATGAAAACAAAAGCGTCGGTCTGACAAACTACATTCATCGCTACATGACGGATGCGAAAACACCGGAGATGATCTACGTTTTCGTCAATGGAGGGCCAGTGAGTCATTACAATCTAGCCGATTGCATGAATGCGATGGGTGAGGATGTCTTCGTGAAAGAGTTGATTCCATTTATTGACCAGAACTACCGCACCATTGCGAATCGCGAAGGTCGCGGTATTGAAGGCTTTTCACAAGGGGGCCGGGGCACCACGCGGATCATGTTCAAGCACCCAGAACTGTTTTACTCTGCAGCTCCAGGCGGGTCCGGATACGCAACGGAAAAAAGAATTTCGGAAGATAACGGACGAGAGAACCCCAGTTTGGTGTTTGCACCTGGCGACAATGCCTGGGATCTGGCAAGGAAGTATGCGGACACGAAAAAGCCACCACTACGCATCATGCTGCATGTCGGTACCGAGGGATTTAACTACTCCAATAATCTTCAGTACATGGAGTTTCTGCAGTCCCTCAAAATTCCCTTCCAGCGAATTATCGTTGACGGAGCACCGCATAGTGCTCAAAAGATATACGAAAAACGTGGCAAAGAAATCGTTGAGTTCCACGCTGAAAGCTTTCGGCAATCAGGGGCTTTACCGGCTAAGTGA
- a CDS encoding serine/threonine protein kinase, with protein sequence MAAVFLATLGWVLRGVLEKSIRDELASELQMLLETDVTALRIWMRSQEANAVTEANDIQVAALATTLIDFAKEEGIRQIDLLRRPELDDLREELQPTLEAQEYNGFIIVNSDGLVVAAARNDPVGRPAVFGSTNIALKRALNGEPTVAYPTKSQVLLPDSQGELRAERPTMFALAPIENKDGQIIGALGLRIVPAEEFLPILSVARSGDTGETYAFDDSGIIVSESRFDAELRQYGLLSDHENSILNLSIRDPGIDLTSGRRSNQVRSDLPLTKMATAAIDGKSGVDVAGYHGYRGAQVVGAWTWLPEYGIGVATEISVSEAFRSLTILRNVFFSLLGLLAVAAAIIFVFTLRIAKLQSAMRQATSEARRLGQYTLDEKLGEGGMGVVYRAHHALLHRPTAVKFLDSEKSDEQSIARFEREVQHTTQLNHPNTIAIYDYGRTEDGVFYYAMEYLDGLNLEDLVQLHGAQPDGRVVSILRQICASLHEAHSVGLIHRDIKPANIIVNSRGGVFDLVKVLDFGLVKSIDSKKQISITQNTGIVGTPLYLSPEAIQDSSSVDARSDLYAVGAVGYFLLTGSPVFDGNGLLDIIKQHVDSSPLPFSERSEHSSSADLEKLILRCLSKDPHERPQNARQLSKELAACSVEQSWTEADAETWWQRNRPTSLDRESISTSDGHLEVTVELPK encoded by the coding sequence TTGGCTGCCGTATTTTTAGCGACGTTAGGCTGGGTTCTGCGGGGTGTCCTCGAGAAGTCGATTCGCGATGAACTAGCCTCCGAATTGCAGATGCTTTTAGAAACGGACGTTACTGCCTTACGAATCTGGATGCGATCGCAAGAGGCGAACGCTGTTACAGAGGCTAACGATATACAAGTCGCCGCATTAGCCACTACGCTTATCGATTTTGCCAAAGAGGAAGGAATTCGCCAGATCGATTTGTTGCGACGGCCAGAGCTCGATGACCTGAGAGAAGAACTGCAGCCGACCCTCGAAGCGCAAGAATATAACGGTTTTATAATCGTCAATTCAGATGGTCTTGTTGTGGCTGCAGCTCGAAATGATCCTGTCGGTCGTCCAGCCGTTTTCGGTTCTACGAATATTGCCCTGAAACGAGCTTTAAATGGTGAACCGACTGTTGCGTATCCGACGAAAAGCCAAGTCCTTCTGCCAGACTCCCAAGGAGAGTTACGAGCAGAGCGACCTACGATGTTTGCCTTAGCTCCAATCGAGAATAAGGACGGGCAAATCATCGGTGCATTGGGACTTCGGATCGTACCAGCCGAGGAGTTTCTACCTATTCTTAGCGTCGCGAGATCTGGAGATACGGGCGAAACCTACGCGTTTGATGATAGTGGAATCATCGTGTCTGAAAGTCGCTTTGATGCGGAACTGAGGCAATATGGACTACTTTCGGATCATGAAAACTCCATTTTGAACTTATCGATCCGAGACCCAGGCATCGATCTAACTTCAGGCAGAAGATCAAATCAAGTTCGCTCGGATCTGCCACTTACGAAGATGGCCACAGCAGCAATCGATGGTAAGTCGGGCGTCGATGTGGCGGGCTACCATGGTTATCGAGGTGCACAAGTCGTTGGTGCATGGACTTGGCTGCCAGAATATGGGATTGGCGTCGCAACAGAGATTTCAGTTTCGGAGGCGTTTCGATCCCTCACGATCCTGCGAAACGTATTCTTTAGTCTACTAGGGTTACTAGCGGTTGCCGCGGCGATAATTTTTGTATTCACTTTGCGAATCGCCAAATTGCAGTCCGCGATGCGTCAGGCGACATCGGAAGCGCGTCGCTTGGGGCAGTACACATTGGACGAGAAGCTTGGAGAAGGTGGCATGGGGGTTGTCTACCGTGCTCATCACGCTCTGCTGCATCGACCTACTGCGGTGAAGTTTCTTGATTCTGAAAAGAGCGATGAGCAATCCATCGCCCGCTTTGAACGAGAAGTACAGCACACTACTCAGTTGAACCATCCCAACACGATCGCCATCTACGACTATGGTCGGACCGAAGATGGTGTTTTTTACTACGCAATGGAATATCTGGACGGGCTGAATCTGGAAGACCTGGTCCAGCTTCACGGTGCGCAGCCAGATGGTCGTGTGGTTTCGATACTTCGTCAAATTTGTGCATCTTTGCACGAAGCTCATTCCGTTGGCTTGATCCATCGCGATATTAAACCTGCGAACATCATTGTGAATTCCAGGGGTGGAGTGTTTGATCTTGTCAAAGTGTTAGACTTCGGCCTTGTAAAATCGATCGACTCCAAAAAGCAGATATCGATTACCCAGAATACTGGAATTGTGGGAACACCCTTGTACTTGTCGCCTGAGGCGATACAGGATTCCAGTTCCGTCGATGCGCGAAGTGATCTGTATGCTGTCGGCGCAGTGGGCTATTTCCTGCTCACAGGGAGCCCTGTTTTTGACGGCAATGGCCTATTAGACATCATCAAGCAACATGTTGATTCATCCCCGTTGCCGTTCAGCGAGCGATCCGAGCATTCTTCTTCCGCCGACTTAGAAAAACTGATTCTTCGATGTCTCTCCAAAGATCCACACGAGCGGCCACAAAATGCGCGACAGCTGAGCAAGGAATTGGCGGCTTGTTCTGTTGAGCAGTCATGGACGGAAGCCGACGCAGAGACCTGGTGGCAGCGAAACAGGCCCACTTCATTAGATCGAGAGTCGATCTCGACCAGCGACGGCCATCTAGAAGTAACTGTCGAATTACCTAAATAG
- a CDS encoding SgcJ/EcaC family oxidoreductase produces MNRIQAILFGMICWTSLVVPLSADQADDEAMIRKAVQDYSDAFNAGDAKLLASMWSPDAVYTNPDSGAQVVGQTAIESQFSGIFAANQGIKITTTTDSVQFISPTVAAEFGTARILHPESDPEDTQYTAIYVKRDGKWLLDRVTEETVPVASTNYEQLKPLEWMIGSWIDEDEDTTVETTCEWTKNRNFIRRMFAVSVRDRIEVSGMQIIGWDPSTKQIRSWVFDSDGGFGEGVWGQKGDAWQVQIQGVAPDGSKSSSVNMFQKINDDSFTWQSVSRVVGGELLPNVDPVVVRRKLMD; encoded by the coding sequence ATGAATCGTATTCAAGCCATCTTGTTCGGAATGATTTGTTGGACGTCCTTGGTCGTACCCCTTTCAGCAGACCAGGCTGACGACGAAGCAATGATTCGCAAGGCTGTTCAAGACTACTCCGACGCATTCAATGCTGGGGACGCGAAGCTATTGGCTTCGATGTGGTCCCCGGACGCGGTTTATACGAATCCTGACAGCGGAGCGCAGGTAGTTGGCCAAACCGCGATCGAATCTCAATTCTCAGGGATCTTCGCTGCAAACCAAGGGATCAAAATTACAACGACGACCGATTCTGTGCAATTTATTTCACCTACGGTCGCTGCCGAGTTTGGGACGGCTCGTATTCTTCATCCGGAATCAGATCCTGAAGATACCCAGTACACAGCCATCTACGTCAAACGAGATGGTAAGTGGCTGCTAGATCGAGTCACAGAAGAAACTGTTCCTGTCGCTTCGACTAACTATGAACAGTTGAAACCGTTGGAATGGATGATTGGTTCGTGGATAGATGAGGACGAAGACACCACCGTAGAAACGACGTGTGAATGGACCAAAAACCGTAATTTCATTCGACGGATGTTTGCGGTCAGTGTTCGAGATCGCATTGAAGTATCTGGTATGCAGATCATCGGCTGGGACCCGTCGACAAAGCAAATCCGATCCTGGGTGTTTGATTCAGATGGTGGCTTCGGCGAAGGAGTTTGGGGCCAAAAGGGTGACGCCTGGCAAGTCCAAATCCAGGGAGTGGCTCCTGATGGAAGCAAATCGTCTTCCGTGAATATGTTCCAAAAGATTAACGACGACTCGTTCACCTGGCAATCGGTTTCGCGCGTCGTCGGCGGTGAACTATTGCCCAACGTAGATCCTGTCGTTGTCCGCCGGAAGTTAATGGACTAG